The sequence TGGACTGCGGATGTACATACCTCGTAAGTTCGCCCTGACCGACGAGCAGACCGCCGCGGCGCTCGCGGCGGCGGAGTTCGCGCAACTGGTCAGCCACGGCCCGTCGGGCCTGCTCGTCACCCCGCTTCCGCTCATGTACGACGAGTCGGCTCGCTCGCTCGTCGGCCATGTCTCCAGGGCCAATCCGCACTGGCACGCCGACGGCGCCGAATCGGTGGCGATCTTCGCCGGACCGCACACCTACATTTCGCCCACCTTTTACGAGACGAAGGCCGAGACCGGCAAGGTCGTACCGACGTGGAACTACGAGATCCTCAACGTTTACGGCCGCCTTGTCGTCCATGACGATCCCGACTGGCTGCTCGACCTGGTCACCAAGCTGACCGAGCGCCACGAGGCCCGCCGATCCGAGCCGTGGCAGGTCAGCGATGCGCCTGCCGACTTCACGCAGTCGCAGCTGCGTGGCATCGTCGGCGTCGAACTCGCAATCGCCACGGTGGAGGGCAAGGCGAAGATGTCGCAGAACCAGCCCGACCGCAACAGGGCCGGCGTGATCGCCGGATTGCGCGCGTCGGACAACGCGCAGGATCAGGTCGTCGCCGACCGGGTGGCCGCCTTCGACGACGGCAGCACGAACCCGAACGGCCGCCGGTAGCCCAGCCCCGTCAGCCTCGAGTGCCTCAGCGCATCGACGTTCGCGGGCCGCACGTCCCCCGACGACGGCTCATAGCACCGCAGTGTTTCGCCGTTGACGCCGACGATCAGCACCCAGTGCCTCGGAATGAACCGGCCGACAAGCATCGCGACGGGCCAGCCGTCGGCGACGAACGACAGGACATCGGCCAGTCCGTCACGCCGGCCGCGGAACAACCGCCACCGGTAGTTCACGCCCCGCACGTCGGCGCGGGTGGTGACCGCACGGGCGATCCCGATCGGCGTGGTGCCGAGCATGCGCGGCCAGACGCGGTTCACCTCGGCGTGGATTCGCAGTTGCTCGTCGTCGAACCAGTCGTGCGCAGAATCCGTCAGCGCCGCACGGTAGGCCGGATCCAACAGCGCGCCCGCCACCACCGCGACGCTCGGACCGCATGCGGTCGAGTCGTGCTGGCGCAGTCGCAGACCTTCGAGCTTCATGAGTCCCCGAGCAGCGCCTCACCGCGCTCGCGCAGCTCTACTTTCCTGACCTTGCCGGTGACGGTCATCGGATAGTCGTCGATCACCTGCACGTATCGTGGAATCTTGTTGTGCGCCATACGATCCGCGCAGAAGGCTCGCAGACTCTCCGGCGTCGGCGGCTCCGCGCCTTCCCGCAGCCGGACCCAGGCCATCAGCTCTTCGCCGTACTTCTCGTCCGGTACACCGACCACCTGCGCGTCGACGATGTCGGGATGGCCGTAGAGGAACTCCTCGATCTCCCGCGGATAGATGTTCTCGCCGCCGCGGATCACCATGTCCTTGATCCGGCCGGTGATCGCGAGATAGCCGTCGGCGTCCATCACCCCGATGTCGCCGGTATGCATCCACCCGTCGCCGTCGACGGCTTCGGCGGTTTTCTCGGGGTCCTTCCAGTAACCGGCCATCACGCAGTAGCCGCGCGTGCACAGTTCACCCGGCATCCCGCGTTCCACCTGTGCACCGGTCTCGAGATCGACCACCTGAATCTCGGTGTGCGGGACCACCCGGCCCACCGTCGTCACCCGGCGGGTCAGGCTGTCGGTCGGTCGCGTCTGAATCGACATCGGCGAGGTTTCGGTCATCCCGTACATGATCGTCACTTCGCTCATGTGCATGCGATCCATCACGTTGCGCATCACCTGCTCGGGACACGTCGACCCGGCCATGATCCCTGTGCGCAGACTGCTCAGGTCGAAGCTGTCGAAGTTCGGCAGCTCCAGCTCGGCGATGAACATCGTCGGAACCCCGTACAGAGACGTGCACTGCTCGGCCGCAACGGCTTTCAACGTCGCTTCCGGCTCGAAACCCGGTGCCGGGATCACCATCGCCGCGCCGTGTGTCGTACAGGCCAGGTTGCCGAGAACCATACCGAAGCAGTGGTAGAACGGCACGGGTATGCACACCCTGTCGTTCTCGGTGTAGTCCAACCCCTCGCCGGCGAGGTAGCCGTTGTTGAGGATATTGGTGTGAGTCAGCGTGGCGCCCTTGGGAAATCCGGTCGTGCCCGACGTGTACTGGATGTTGATCGGGTCGACCGGCCTCAGCCCGTCCTGCACCCGAGCCAGTACGTCAGCGTCGACTGCGGTGTCGGCGATCTGCTGCCACGGCTCCCAGCCGATGACGATGACGTCGCTCAACGCGGGGCATCGACCACGCACGTTCTCGAGCATCGACACGTAGTCGGAGCTCTTGAACTCCTGCGCGGCGAACACCGTGCACATCGACGACTGGTTGAGCACGTACTCCAGTTCGTCGCTGCGGTACGCGGGGTTGATGTTGACCAGGATCGCACCGACCTGCGCGCTGGCGTACTGGATCATCGTCCACTCGGCGCAGTTCGGTGCCCAGATCCCGATGCGGTCACCGCGTTTGGTGCCGCGTTCGATCAGCGCCGACGCGATCCGACGGGTCGCCTCGAAGAACGCGGCGTAGGTCCACCGTCGCCCTGTCGCGCATTCGACGAGTGCCTCGCGGTCCGGGAACGACGCGACGGTGGCGGCGAGATTGTCGCCGATCGTCTGCTCGAGCAGCGGAGGGGTGGTGACGCCAGCGTCGTAGGACAGCATGGCCGGCCTCCTGCCGTGGGTTCTGAGCCGTCGCGGGGTACCGTCACCGTAAATCGGATGAGGAGGGCAGGGGTGGGGAAATGTCGATCCTGGTCAGGATGTATTCATGAGTTTTGACCTGACGCCGACCGCGGCGCAGCACGACCTTGCGCGACGCGCGCACGAATTCGCCGAAACCGTCGTCCGGCCGGTGGCCGCCGACTACGACGCCCGTCAGGAGTTCCCGTGGCCGGTATTGGAGGAAGCGGCTGCCCGAGGTTTCTATAGCCCGCTCTTCTATCGCGACCTCATCGGTGACCCGACCGGGTTGTCCCTGCCGATGTTCATGGAGGAGCTGTTCTGGGGGTGCGCGGGTATCGGGCTGGCCGTCGTGATGCCTGCGCTGGCGCTGTCCGCGATCGGCCAGGCGGCCTCCCCCGAACAGATGCTGGAGTGGGCGCCGGAGTGTTTCGGCTCCCCCGGCGACCTTAAGCTGGCCGCGCTCGCGATCTCCGAACCGGAGGGTGGCAGCGACGTGCGCAACCTGCGGACGCGGGCCAAACGCGACGGTGACGACTGGATCATCGACGGCCACAAGATGTGGATCGGCAACGGCGGCATCGCCAACGTGCATGTGGTCAATGCCGTGGTCGACGAGGAGCTCGGCCATCGCGGGCAGGCGATGTTCATCGTGCCCGGCGGCACTCCCGGCCTCGAGATGGTGCGCAAGCTCGACAAGCTCGGCTGCCGCGCATCCCACACCGCGGAGTTGAAGTTCAACGCGGTTCGGGTGCCCGGCGCCAACCTGCTCGGCGGTCAGGAAAAGCTCGAGCACAAGCTGGCCCGCGCACGTGAGGCCGTCGAGGGCGGCAAGCACTCCGGGTCCGCCACCCTCGGCACCTTCGAGCAGACGCGGCCGATGGTCGCCGCGCAGGCTCTCGGCATCGCAAGGGCCGCTCTGGAATACGCGACCGAGTACGCCAATCGTCGCGAGGCGTTCGGCGCCCCGATCATCGACAACCAGGGCGTGGCGTTCCCGCTCGCCGACCTGGCCACCGGGATCGACGCCGCGCGGCTGTTGACGTGGCGGGCGTCATGGATGGCCGCAAGCGGCGTGCCGATGGAGCGCGGCGAAGGCTCGATGTCGAAGCTCGCCGCGAGCGAGATCGCGGTCAAGGCCACCGAGCGCGCGATCCAGACGATGGGCGGCTGGGGCTACATCAAGGACCATCCGGTGGAGAAGTGGTACCGGGACGCCAAGCTGTACACCATCTTCGAAGGCACCAGCGAGATCCAGCGCGTCGTCATCTCCAACGCGCTCGGCGCCGCCGACGGCAAGCCGCCGCTGCACTTCGACCTCGAACCGTCCGGTGGACCGCTGAACCGGATGTTCGGCCGCGGCACCCCGATGCGCACGCAGGTGGCCAACGCGGCCCTCGGGGCCAAGGACTCCATTCCCGCGCCGGTCATGAATCTCGCGATGAAGGTGCTCAAGCCGCCCAAGAAGTAACGTGGCGACATGGGCGTCAGAATGATGGAACTGCTCACCGGCCGGCTCGATGCGCTGCGCTACGAGCCCACTGCAAAACGGGTTCGGGTGTTCCTCGGAGGCGAGCCGGTGGCCGACACCACGGACGCGCGGCTGGTGTGGGAGCCCCGCCGCATCGTCCCCGCATACGCCGTCCCCGCTGCCTCCCTGACCGCGCAACTGCTGCCCGCAGGCGCCGAATCCGGTGACGACGAATTGGGCTTCCGGCTGCCCGACGTAAGTGACCGCCCGCTGCTTGATCCGTCGGTGCCGTTCCCTGTACACAGTTGTCCCGGAACGGTTTTCGACGTCATCGCCGGTGACGAGACGGCGGGGCGAGCGGCGTTCCGGCCCGACGACGCCGACCTCGCCGACCACGTCGTCCTCGAATTCGACGCCTTCAACTGGCGTGAGGAGGACGAACCGATCGTCAGCC is a genomic window of Mycobacterium sp. ITM-2016-00318 containing:
- a CDS encoding FMN-binding negative transcriptional regulator, giving the protein MYIPRKFALTDEQTAAALAAAEFAQLVSHGPSGLLVTPLPLMYDESARSLVGHVSRANPHWHADGAESVAIFAGPHTYISPTFYETKAETGKVVPTWNYEILNVYGRLVVHDDPDWLLDLVTKLTERHEARRSEPWQVSDAPADFTQSQLRGIVGVELAIATVEGKAKMSQNQPDRNRAGVIAGLRASDNAQDQVVADRVAAFDDGSTNPNGRR
- a CDS encoding AMP-binding protein, which gives rise to MLSYDAGVTTPPLLEQTIGDNLAATVASFPDREALVECATGRRWTYAAFFEATRRIASALIERGTKRGDRIGIWAPNCAEWTMIQYASAQVGAILVNINPAYRSDELEYVLNQSSMCTVFAAQEFKSSDYVSMLENVRGRCPALSDVIVIGWEPWQQIADTAVDADVLARVQDGLRPVDPINIQYTSGTTGFPKGATLTHTNILNNGYLAGEGLDYTENDRVCIPVPFYHCFGMVLGNLACTTHGAAMVIPAPGFEPEATLKAVAAEQCTSLYGVPTMFIAELELPNFDSFDLSSLRTGIMAGSTCPEQVMRNVMDRMHMSEVTIMYGMTETSPMSIQTRPTDSLTRRVTTVGRVVPHTEIQVVDLETGAQVERGMPGELCTRGYCVMAGYWKDPEKTAEAVDGDGWMHTGDIGVMDADGYLAITGRIKDMVIRGGENIYPREIEEFLYGHPDIVDAQVVGVPDEKYGEELMAWVRLREGAEPPTPESLRAFCADRMAHNKIPRYVQVIDDYPMTVTGKVRKVELRERGEALLGDS
- a CDS encoding acyl-CoA dehydrogenase family protein, giving the protein MSFDLTPTAAQHDLARRAHEFAETVVRPVAADYDARQEFPWPVLEEAAARGFYSPLFYRDLIGDPTGLSLPMFMEELFWGCAGIGLAVVMPALALSAIGQAASPEQMLEWAPECFGSPGDLKLAALAISEPEGGSDVRNLRTRAKRDGDDWIIDGHKMWIGNGGIANVHVVNAVVDEELGHRGQAMFIVPGGTPGLEMVRKLDKLGCRASHTAELKFNAVRVPGANLLGGQEKLEHKLARAREAVEGGKHSGSATLGTFEQTRPMVAAQALGIARAALEYATEYANRREAFGAPIIDNQGVAFPLADLATGIDAARLLTWRASWMAASGVPMERGEGSMSKLAASEIAVKATERAIQTMGGWGYIKDHPVEKWYRDAKLYTIFEGTSEIQRVVISNALGAADGKPPLHFDLEPSGGPLNRMFGRGTPMRTQVANAALGAKDSIPAPVMNLAMKVLKPPKK
- a CDS encoding DUF427 domain-containing protein; translated protein: MGVRMMELLTGRLDALRYEPTAKRVRVFLGGEPVADTTDARLVWEPRRIVPAYAVPAASLTAQLLPAGAESGDDELGFRLPDVSDRPLLDPSVPFPVHSCPGTVFDVIAGDETAGRAAFRPDDADLADHVVLEFDAFNWREEDEPIVSHPHDPFGRIDVLRSSRHVRIEHDGTLLAECSRPVLLFETLLPVRFYLPRDDVAVELERSDTVSYCAYKGRASYLSAPSGPRDIAWTYPDPLHDAEQVRDLICFFDERVDVIVDGERRARPVTPWTD